CCCTGGTTCCTGGCGCTGAGCTCTAAAACCATTGGCATTTCTGGATACACCATCCTATTCCTTTATTCCTAACAAGCCTCTTCGTTCCCAAGCCTGAGTTTATGCTAACAATTAGGTGGCTCCTGGCCTCGGTTGCCCGAGGACCCGCCCACATGGGGGCGTCAGGAGTATATCAGCTCCAGCCAGTCTGCGGCCAcaccaccctgaatgcacccTATCTCCTCTGGTCTCAGCAGCtaagcagggtcaggcctggtGGGTACTTGGGTGGGAGAACCACCAGCTCCACCCCAAGATCtccagggaaggagacagaggacaGTTCAATAATCGATGGGCAGTGATGTAATCAGCCCTGTCCAGGTGATGGAACTTCGATGAAGACGGTCAGGGAGCCTCCCGGTGGAGCCCAGCCACGGGCCGGGAGGGAGACGCCCCAGGAGAGGaagctctgccccccccccccccacgactgcccctccccaccaccatccCAGGCACCTCCTCCGCCTGGCTGCTCCTGGGGTGCATCCCTTATAAGACAACTGTTACTACACGGATGCTTTTTCTCGAGCTCGTCCTTCTGGGGAAGGGCTGACCCTGAGCGGTAAGACGCCCTGCTTTGTCCCTGGCCAGGCAGGACGCCGCCAACCTGCCTGAAGTGGGGCGGTCTGGTGACCGCAACCTCTGGAGTCCCGGCTCGCTCAGTGGTGTCTGCCCGAGTGACGGGAACCCACTGGGGTCGGAGAACGGAGCTGCCCCTGGAACGGCGGGGGAGCATGGGAGAGACAAGGGGTCCCGTCACTCGCCAGGGCACCTGGGACTCCTGTGAGGACTGAGGGCGGGCGCTTCCCTGCCCCGAGATGCTAGCACCCTGGAGGTCCAGCGAGAGCCCTCAGTAGGAATAAAGCAGCGGGAGGAACGAAACATCCAGTTCGGGACTGGGAGACTTGAATTGCTGTGTTATGGGTCGTATGCTTGCAAACCACAGGTCAGTTAGGCTTGTTACCAGTGGGTGGCGCTCTTCTCCTCTGCAAGCAAATGTCCTGGCACCTGGAAAGCATGGACAGAGCCTCCGTCGCCTCTTGGGGAAAGGAAAGTGAACTACACCTGCCCCCAAGCCGCCTTGGAAGGCCTTGCCGAACCTGAAAACTCATACGGTAATTTTAACTTTGTTGGGCCTTCATCCCTGATCTCCACCTCGTGGTCAAAGCTCTTGAAAGGCCGTTTAAGAATAAACCTTGCGTCACACCTTGGCTTCAGGACACAGCATGAGCTACTGTCAGCATTCAAAGTTTACTAGCAATTTGAGTGCTTGAGACCACTatcagggattttttaaaaaatatgttatttatttttagagagagggagggaaggagaaagaggtagggatacattcatgtgtggttgcctctcacataccccacactggggacctggcccacaacccaggcatgtgccctgactgggaattgaactgacaaccctttggttcaaggcctgcactcaatccactgagccacaccagccagggcaggaatttttttttaactacaacTATCTCAGGAATATGGACATCGTAAGACAAAACTGAAGATGTAACTTAATTCTTTCATCAGTATttgagttcaaagaaaaaaatacacgaTTATATATAGTAATGTTactatatttattacatattactatatattatatataatcatatatataggattaaaaaatatatatatatgctttataGTAGGTACCCAACCACCAAACTCCACACTTGAGAATGCTCCAACTTCTAAGATGGCGGCAtagcagacatggctcgcctcttcgcacaaccacatcaaaattacaactaagatacagaaccaccatcactcagaactgacacaAGTTGAGTTGAATGGAGCTGACGGCTCCAGAatcaaagaaaccacatccacccagactggcgggaggggcacagatgaggaacgggctggtcccacatccacacgTGGTGATTAAAAACttgggaggggtatctcaggagtgaggagcccTAGGCCCAAACAGGtcccccagaccagggttccagagccaggaaggtaagtccccataacttctggctgcagaaaCCAATGGGTATTGATTcggtgggagaaacttctggaTCCCCAagcacccacacacagactcacctactgactcactccctctgagctccagcaccagggtggcagcttgaaaggcaccagtggtacacagggagGAGATGAAGTGTCTGCCAacaaggtgggcagaggccactgtcctcTTTCTAAACTCTaccccccacagagccaggaaacgggtgccacatctgagactccgtcgacctggctaacactgtttgacccgtCTTGGGgacccccagagactctgccccacacaacttacaggcccacccaagctgcttttccgtATGAacagctggtcttggctcatgttgcACAACTTCCAgagtcctctcaaacaagcaacagctggcctcagtgagccccaggcccagcactagcagcagacagcctagattcacagcttggcctcacctggggatctccaagcccagcacaagtagcagccatctcagactgccttatagctcaggcagggtggccctgggaagaacacaagcggaggctgaccttggcctgcaccacaccggaaaccccagggcctgcacacagagacagctacagaccatgtctgAGCACCTCCGCCCTGCCGCTGCAcggctgatcctccacagaggcaAGAGGTTGGTGGTTTGTGGTCACTGCCAGTCCTTGCccctgactagcctgggtaaatccctcccatcaatctgccaacagcaaccaaggctcaactacaagaggggcaggtactcagcccacatgaagggtgcacctcgagtacacagactgggtgataggggaggctgtgccccttggaccctacagggcacctactGCATCagtccacactaccaagacagggagtcaaaccaggtctacctgatacatagacacaaacacaggaaggttgccaaaatgaggagacaaagaaacatgtcccaaatgaaagaacagatcaaaactccagagaaagagctaaacgAAAAGGGGacagcaatctatcagatgcagagttcaaaacactggttacaaggatgatcgagaacttagtgaggacctcaacagcatagaaaagatccaatcagaaatgagggatgcactaattgaaatatagaacaatttacagggaaacaacagcagagtggatgaagtcaagaatgaaatcaatgatttggaacataaggaagcaaaaaactaaTCAGAGTAAAAAGAAATCCCCCGAAATGAGGCTagtataagtagcctctgggacttCCAGAGATTACAccccaacattctcatcataggggggcaagaaacagaggaagagcaagaaattgaaaccttatttgaaaaaatgatgaaagaaaacgtccctaatttggtgaaggaaatagacatgaaagtgcAGGAAGCAgagacccaaacaagatggatgcaaagaggcccactccaagacacaccagaactaaaatgccaaaggttaaagataaagtgagaatcttaaaagcagcaggagaaaagaagttagttacctacaggggggttcccataacactgtcagctgatttctcaaaagaaacttgcaggctggaagggattggcaagaaatattcgaagtcatgaaagcagggacctacatccaagattgctctagccagtaagctaccatttagaatggaagggcagataaagtgcttcccagataagaaaatactactttagttcatcatcatcaaaccattattatatgaaatgttaaaggaacttatttaaggaaaagatcaaaactatgaataaaatggaaaaaaaatagaaatctatcaacaactgaatctcaAAAACGAAGCACacaagagacagaatcatggatacaagGAGCATTGTGAAGGTTGCCACATGGGATGTGGGaaagagaatgggtgaagaggcgaggggattaagaaatacaaacaggtagttacagaatagccctgggAATGTCAAGTACAGCGTAAGAAATGGAGcggccaaagaacttacacacatgccccatggacatgaacaatggtgggggaggggggtttgcctgagggagtgggggttgtgCTGGGCGGAgcctgggcaaaaggggaaaatcaggATGACCGTTAATaacaaactataaataaaatatattaaaatgaagaaaatgctcatatatgtatatttaatcttAAACACACAgtgtccaccctggctggtgtggctcagtggactgagtgtcagcctgtgaaccaaagggttgctggttggattcccaggcaggacacatgcctgcactgggggccaggtccccagtggggggcccacgagaggcaaccacacactgatgtttctctccctcttgctctttCCCACtgtctaaacaaacaaaacccccctACACTGTCCTATTCCCGGTACCTCTAAATCTCTGACTTCCCCAGTTGCGGGGAGCCCTTCTAGCCTTTCTCTTCAGCGACCTTGCGAGTGAGACACACGTTTAACACCAGGGCTACCAAAGAAGCGTAAGTTGAATCGATCTCTTGAATTTAACACGCTAGTAGGtagaaaaaggtattttaaaaagaggcGGTTGTGCCCACTGTTTGCTAACTACAAATACCACCctgttcctccttcctttttttttgaactAGTCTTTGGGGACTGGAGGTGTGTACTGAGAATTTTATGCCTCAATTCATGTATCAGTCATGTCAGTGCTGGTGTATAAAATCATGATAATACAAATCAGAGAACACCTCTGACCATAAACCAACTTCCACACCGGTAATTgagaggggggagaaaaaaaagagccatGAACACATAATTTtacaatttactttaaaaatgtaagtatcTCCCAATATTTAACAGGTAAAGAAAATAGCATTGGTTTATGcggttgccattttattttccaagtaatactgattaaaaatatttacacgCCTACTTTTAAGTCCACAGTTTAGCACTCTTATCTGTATGGCTTTAAAAGTTATAGCACGAGACCTTTACATTACGGTTGGGGAAAAGATTCACTCAAAACAAAGCCTGATATCTTATATACAcgttttttttctgtactttattttaaatacattaatttttaaatgatgctcATCTTTTTTTATCTGGTGGTAAAATACTAGTGCAATGTTTCAACCAAAATAAAGTTTACCACAGATAGAAATGAATTTTTcccaattgaaaaaaaatggccctTTGGCTGCcattaaatgaaattttcaaCCTAACTTAAGTGAAAAAGAATTGGTAGTTGCCGTcataagcaaaaatataaagtacTATTACAGCATCATCTACATTGCTCCTTGTAACACACACTTGGAAAGAACCAGAGATGCTCTATAGAAGTGTAGTTGGTTTTGACAAGGCACATGGGTGTGGATTGTTTTACATTCTGGAAactcggccgccgccgccgccgcagggCCGACACCTGGGACTGCCAGGGTGGACGAGGACGCTGTTCAGACCGGAGAAAGCCAGAAGCCAAAATTTAACTGCACAGTAACAACGCACTTTTCTTCATGCAGCCTGTGTTCCTACAGATTCGATTTTCTAACATGCATTAGAATACAAGTGCTTGTATCCTAATGATTTTATGTTTGATTTGACAACACGTAACAACAGAAAGAACACAacctggagagaggagggaaggggggaggaaccCTCACCACAATGAAAATAGATACATTCGTACCCAACCATATAAGAATATAATCCATTTAAGTTTGCAGAAATATACTTCTCGAAACTTCCCACTCACTTACAGGAAACATCCTCCTCCGTGGCATTAGCCAGGAGGAGGAATCAGGCTGTTTCAACAGAAACAGTTCAGCACAACAGGAAAGAGTTTAACTTTGGTCCACTTGTCTGTTAGCTCAAGGACAGTCACACTGCCCAACATCAGTTCGAAAACCCAACGCGTacgtttaaaaatatattcattgtgGTTCATTCTAAAACCGGCACGGGTGTTCTGTTCTCGCTGCCCGCACTTTCGGCTTGAGAGCCCGCCGCCGGCCCGGTCTCCGAGCCCATGGCGTGTTCGTGAACCTCTCCGGCCACCTCGGCGGCGTCCTCTTGGCCCGGCTCGCTCTCCTCTGGGTTCATGAGGTCAGGGGTCACTGGATCCAAGTCTGCCTCTAGAAGCTCAGTGTGGACTTCCAGGGGCACCTGATTCACCCGTTCGACATGCAGCTCCTCCACGTGCACTTCAGTGCCTTCTTCAGTCTGAATTCGACCCACTTCCAGGTAACTCACCTGGACCTGCTCCGGAAGCTCACTCATGTGCGTGTCGTGCACCTGGCCGTCCTGGAGCAGGTCGGGGTGGACCTGTTCCACGGTCACCTGTGCCGAGTCCACCTGGACCTGAAGCAGCGGCAGCACATGCACCTTCCCCACTTGTTCTATGATAGTCATGGAGGTCACGGGCTCGGTCTGCACGCGGGTCTCCACCGAAAGGACTTCTTCTGTTATCAGACGCTCGGAGATGTTGTGCGATTCACTGAGATGCCTCCTCAATTCGTTTCCTTGCATAAACCACAAGTCACACAAAGTACAATGGTTGGGTTTATCTCCAGTGTGGATTACCAAGTGATCTTTGAACTGGTCCCAGCTGTTAAACACACTGTTACAGACCTGCAAGCACCAAACACAAACCGTGTTAACAACACTTAATAGTCACActaagaaaaaaaggattaaaagaaGACTCATTTACTCTCCGGAAAAGAAGAgctgaaaatttttctaaaaatgtcatgaatatggtatttgtcatatAATCTGGTCCAAGGggtttcataattattttatttggttttgtagCAGATGTAGctaacaaattaaatatattttgggaaACATTTTAATACTGCCTTCATTGTTAAAACGTCTtaagaattctaaaaatataagtaaattatatttgtCACAGTAACCAAATTTACAGCCACGCACGAATCACAGAAGAGCTGATTATGGCTGGCCTGCCTCTCGCCGCTCCCCTCCTGCCTAGTGTCAGCCCACCTGCGATTCGAACGTGACTTTACTGACACCTGTGTCACGTGGAGCTAGGAGTTTACACGGCGGGCCACCATAAGCCCCtcataaaatcaaaacaatgacGTTCTTGCCTCTCATTTCTTGCCAAGCTGTCAGCACCAACCCTCTGCTCTAGACTCTGCTACCCTTCACTTCTCATGATTTCAAACACGGACTCCTCTGCTCAGGACAGACCACAGCCACACATACCTGGCATTCGTaaagcttctttcttcctttcttcgcCCCCACTCCTGTTTGGCACGCAGTCAGGTGACATTTGAGGGTGCTATTTCTAGCAAACCGCTCATGACAGTTTGGACATTCAAAAGGCTTTTCACCTATGAGAATAGAAAAAATTGTATCCACAAATTAAGATAAACAGAAAAAGCCAACACAAGCTGGTTCTTCTGACAAAACTTGGATCTAAGTTCTGTTCCTCATTTTTGCATTTCGTAAGAGAATGTCTACTCTCCTTTCAATTAAAAACTAAGACCAACCCCTACTCTGGGGAAAGGCACCGCTGCCCGCCCACAGGCATCTCTGAGCACGTGCCACGTGCCAGACCACATGCGAGGTGGCGAAGATGAACCAACTGTCCTTGTTCTTGACACCTGCGcaccaccagccagggtgcttcaCCGAGACGACCgccctggcggcggcggcggcctgcTCCTGACGAGGGGGCACGGGGAGGGCGGTGGCCCGCGCTGTCCGAACCGGAACGGGAGAAGGGCACACAAGAGGGAAGGCTGTTCTAGGCCGTGGCACAGAAGGGTGAACGGCGTGGTGGgcgaggggaaaggagggggtaTCAGTGATGGCTCTCAGCTCTCTGGCCCAGATGTCAACCAGAACAAAGGACAAGGGAGTCCAGGCAGGTCTGGAGCGGGGGGTGCCAGGGAAGACCGTACACTCGGCGTTGTGTCCGCCGAGTTCAAGGCACCCAGAGCAAACGGAAAAGGCCATCAGGCAACTGCACAACGAATCTGGAGCCAGGCAGGAGATGCACTGATAGAACGGAAGTTACTTCAGGTGGCAGGAGAGCCCTGTGATGTGGATAAGACTCTCAGTGCGTGACGTGATGGCAGAATCCGGTGAAATACCAAGTGAAAAACAGCAGGCTGTGAG
This sequence is a window from Phyllostomus discolor isolate MPI-MPIP mPhyDis1 chromosome 3, mPhyDis1.pri.v3, whole genome shotgun sequence. Protein-coding genes within it:
- the ZNF131 gene encoding zinc finger protein 131 isoform X4, which produces MKSHSTESFKCEICNKRYLRESAWKQHLSCYHLEEGGVSKKQRTGKKIHICQYCEKQFDHFGHFKEHLRKHTGEKPFECPNCHERFARNSTLKCHLTACQTGVGAKKGRKKLYECQVCNSVFNSWDQFKDHLVIHTGDKPNHCTLCDLWFMQGNELRRHLSESHNISERLITEEVLSVETRVQTEPVTSMTIIEQVGKVHVLPLLQVQVDSAQVTVEQVHPDLLQDGQVHDTHMSELPEQVQVSYLEVGRIQTEEGTEVHVEELHVERVNQVPLEVHTELLEADLDPVTPDLMNPEESEPGQEDAAEVAGEVHEHAMGSETGPAAGSQAESAGSENRTPVPVLE
- the ZNF131 gene encoding zinc finger protein 131 isoform X3 — translated: MAFSHLIEFTYTAKLMIQGEEEANDVWKAAEFLQMLEAIKALEVRNKENSTPLEEATTGKSEAKKRKIAETSNVITESLPSVESEPVEIEVEIAEGTIEVEEEGVEALEEGAASARQAVQYVQSVSSSDDSALALLADITSKYRQGDRKGQARDDGCASDPTSKQVEGIEIVELQLSHVKDLFHCEKCNRSFKLFYHFKEHMKSHSTESFKCEICNKRYLRESAWKQHLSCYHLEEGGVSKKQRTGKKIHICQYCEKQFDHFGHFKEHLRKHTGEKPFECPNCHERFARNSTLKCHLTACQTGVGAKKGRKKLYECQVCNSVFNSWDQFKDHLVIHTGDKPNHCTLCDLWFMQGNELRRHLSESHNISERLITEEVLSVETRVQTEPVTSMTIIEQVGKVHVLPLLQVQVDSAQVTVEQVHPDLLQDGQVHDTHMSELPEQVQVSYLEVGRIQTEEGTEVHVEELHVERVNQVPLEVHTELLEADLDPVTPDLMNPEESEPGQEDAAEVAGEVHEHAMGSETGPAAGSQAESAGSENRTPVPVLE